TGCAACGCATGTTCGTTCCAGACCCAAAGTATTAGGTCTCAGGCAAATCGAGAAGTGAAGATTGATCGATGCTATCATGCACAACGAGTGTAGAATACATAAAAAGAAACAGGCAGATTTGGCCTGCCTGTTCCCCTTCTTATTTGCTATCTTTTGTTTCTTGTGAGTTACTTCTCAAACCGTTTGATCACTGCTTCCTTGCTGTTCTCAATTGCCTCGGGAATGGAAACCCTTCCGGTGAAGACTGCCATATCCTTGAAACCGGTACCGGTGAGAAGCGTACAGACGCTGACATCCTTTCCGAATTTCTCGATGAGCATCTTGCTATCCTTGACAACCCCGGCCCAGGCACAGGCTGCTGCAGGCTCGACAAAAATGCCGGCTTCCCTGGTCAGTTCAAGCTGGGCGTCAAGGATTTCACTGTCGTCAACCTCAGTAGCCCAACCCTCGCATTCGTTGATATAGCGCACGGCCATACGCCCGTTTGCAGGACTTTCGACGCTGATGCTGTCAGCACGGGTGGTAGCTGCCTCGATGCAACTGAAATCCCCGGTCTTCCACGCTTTGCTGATTGCATTGCTCTGCTTGCTCTGTACACAGATGATATGGGGCATTTTCTCGATAAGCCCTGCTTCCTTGAGGTCGTAGAAACCCTTGAAGACCCCGGCATAGATACAGCCGTCCCCAACTGGCACATAGACCACATCGGGAACCTTGCGTCCCATCTGCTCGAACAGCTCGATGGAAATGCTCTTTTTGCCTTCGATGGTCATGGGGTTGTAGGCGGTATTGCGGTTGATTCCCCCGAAACGCTCGGTATAGGCAATGGAAAGGGCAAAGGCATCATCATAGGTGCCCTTTACCGGTACTACCGTTGCCCCATAGAGAACGCTCTGCATCAATTTGTTAATCGGGGCTGAGGCAGGGACAAAGAGAATGATTTCCAGACCATAGGCAGCTCCTGCACAGCTCATTGCAGCCCCGGCATTCCCGGTAGAGGCCAAGGCAATACGGTTTTCCCCATGGGCGAGGGCTTGGCCTACGATCAACTGGCTGGCACGGTCCTTGAAAGAGCCAGAGGGCAGGGTGCTGTCCAGTTTGCAGCTAAGATTCTTGATACCGTATTTTTTAGCAAGGCGAACTGGTTCTGCCAAGGGAGTCCCCCCTACTGGGTAGGCTGAGGGAGTAGGAACTTCGTAGGGAAAGAAATCATACATAGTGACATGTTCTTTTTGGGCAAGGGTTTTCAAGTCTTCCTTGTTAAGTTTGACTATCAAGTTGCCTTTGGGGAACGAGGTCCCGTCATTGAGCTTGGCACAGGTTGGACACTGGTAGATTACCTCGCCCGTTTCAAATACATTGCCGCAATCGCAGCATTCATAGGTAAAACGCATTTTTCCTCCAGGATAAAAAATGCCGGACAGTTAAGCCCGGCATCTGGTAGTAGCAATCGTTATTTTGCCAAGACTTCCTTGTTGAACGCCTCGATCAATTCATCGATCTTGTCTGCCATGGCAGGAAGTTGCTTCCAGTAGTTCTTGTCGTACCACTGGGCATTGATCTCTGCATAGGTTTTGCCCTGCTGTTCAACCCAAGTATAGTACTTGAGGTTGTGGACGCGAAGCCTATCGTAATAGGAAAGCTCGAGAGCATTGTCGATTCCCTGGTGCATGAGGGAAGCGGCGAGCACGCGGACAGCTTCGAGTTCGTCGAACTTGCCTTGTTTCTCATCCAGTTCCTTCAAACGGGAAGTGTACATGACGGAGCTGTCGGTCAGGACAGTGAAGATTACATCGTCCTCGTCCATCTCATAGTACTTGGCCATCTTGATTGCGCCGAGCATGTTGCCGATACCGCTGATCCCGAACAAAGCCAGGTTTGCAATGTCTGCATCACAGACGCCCATTTTCTTGAGGTACTCGATACCTGCACTTTCATTGAACAAGCGATAGATATCCATGCAGTCCTGGTCGTCGATGGCAAGGACCATATCGGTGTTCTTGACATTGTGGATCCATGGAACATGCTTGTCGCCGATACCTTCGATTCTGTGTCCGCCGAAGCCGTTGCGAAGCAATGTAGGGCACTGGAGGGCTTCAGCCGCGCCGATCTTGAGGCCAGGATAGACATCTTTAAGGTGATCTCCGGCTGCCAGGGTTCCGCCGGAACCGGTAGCAGAAACATAACCACGGACGTTCTCGTCCTTGATTCCCTGTTTCTTGGCGATCTCGATCATAGCACCACCGGTTACGGTATAGTGCCAAAGGTAGTTCTCGAACTGCTCGAACTGATTGAAAATGACAATGTGCTGGCCGCGTTCTGCATCAAGCTCATGGCATTTGTCAAAGATTTCCTTGACGTTTGATTCACAACCCGGGGTTGCAATGATCTCGCCGGCAACTGTCTTGAGCCAATTGAACCGTTCCTGGCTCATTTCCTCGGGGAGGATGGCGATGGATTTGCATCCGAGCAAAGCACTGTTGTAGGCACCACCGCGGCAATAGTTGCCGGTGGACGGCCATACGGCCTGCTGGTCGACAGAGTCAAAGTTACCGGTGACAAGAGCGGGAGCCAGACAAGCATAGGTTGCACCGACTTTGTGAACCCCGGTGGGGAACCACTTTCCGGCCATGGCAATGATACGGGCTTTGCAGCCTGTGATCGCGCGTGGGATTTCAATGTAGTTGACATCACCAAACTTTCCGCCTTTCTCGACGGGTTCGTTATGCCAGGTTACTCTGAAAAGGTTGACAGGATCGACGTCCCACAAACCAGTTACAGCGAGTTTGGCCTTGATATCCTCAGGTACAGTGGAAGGGTCCACCATCTGCTTGAAAGTAGGAAGTACAATACTTTTTTCCCTACAGCGTTTAATGTTCTTTTCCCTTACTTCAGGGTTAACATTCAAATTAATCAACATATCATTTCCTCCATGCGGTCACTAGGTTGCAATTTTCAATGAGTCAAGTATACAGGAATGCAATGAAATGTAAAGAGAAATATTCGTGAAAGTTAGATTTTACCATCATATATTGCGTTAAGTATCAGTAAATTGTTATTAATTTATGGTAAAGTGCGATTTATTTGATAATTATAATTATTTCTCTTGACTTTTTCAAAACCTTTTAGGCTTTTGAGGGGTTTTCTGGTGGACCTCGGCCTTCGTTTTGAAGGGAAGAAGAGGAAACGATAAAAAAGGGGCAAGCGCTGCCTTTTGGAGGAAACAAGGCAAAACGAACCCCAAGGCCGCGGGGCAACCAAGGGATTCGTTGTCTGTTGTTTCGTTAGGTAATCAGTAAGCTTTTTTGTTTCCTGAGACCAAGTTGGCCCCGGCAATTATGGCCGTGATGAAAATGAGTAAAAACGAAATTGCGTTGATCACCGGGGTTGAACCGTCGCGTACCTGCATATACATGTTGATAGGCAGGGTAGCCTGGGAACCGACAAGGAAGATGGTGGTATTGAAATTTTCAAACGACATGAGAAAGGCCATCGCTGCCCCCCCTATTATGGAAGGCCGGAGATATTTGAGCGTAATGAACCATAAGACACTGAATCGGTTCGCGCCTAGGTTGTAGGCAGCCTCTTCCAGTGTACGGTCGAATTTTTTCAGCCGGGCAATCACTACCAGGGCAACAATAGTGGATATGAATGATGACTGGCCGACTACCACAAGCCAGAAACCAGGTCCCAGTATTTTTGCATACCCCCCGAAGAGACTCTCCAAGGCTGATCCAAGTGTATTTGCGAACATGAGGATTGAGATACCGAGAATGACCCCAGGGATTACCAATGGGGCAAGCATCAAAAAATAGAGAAGGCCTTTGAATCTGAAGTCCTCTTGTTCGAACAGAAAGGCTGCACAGGTCCCTAATATAGTGGAGACTACAGTAACAGAGAGAGCAACCCGCACAGACATGCCAAGGCTTCTCAAATTGGACTGGTCATGGAAAATGCCGTATTTCTGTGGTCCGTTGCCAAAGAACCAATCGAGGGTAAAGCCTTCCCAGGGAAGGGAAGGGTACATCGAATTGTTGAAGGCAAACACCATGGTTACCACCAGAGGGGCAAAGAGAAACAGGAAATATAGGATTATAAAAATGCGGAAACCCCAAGAATAGGCTTTTGAACTGGGAAGTGATCGGATCATTTTACTACCTCCTTGAGACTTTGCCGTGTCAGTTTGAGGATAACCCAGATGATGAGCGAGGAAAGGGAAAGCAGGAGGAAGCCAAAGGCTGCCCCTTGGTTCCAGTTGAAATAGATGATTATCTGGTTATAGATCTGCTCGGTAAACCACAGGGAGTTCTTCCCGCCCATGAGGTTCGGGGTGAGATAACTTCCCAGTACCAGCATAAACACGATGATGCCTCCTGATACTATGCCTGGCATACAGTGGGGAATGATGATGGTACGCCATATGGCGGGTTTCTTGGCACCCAGGTCATAGGCAGCCTCAATAAGTGCATCGTCCAAGTCGTCCATGACCCCGATGATCGGGACAACCATGAAGAGCATGCTGGTGTACACCAGTCCCATGACCATGGTTATGTCGTTATAGAGCATCTCCACCGGTTGCTTGAACAACCCAATGGAGGTGAGCAGTTTATTCAGTACGCCGCTTTCCCTCAATAGAATGATCCAGCCATACACCCTGATCAATTCACTCACCCAGAAGGGAACCAGAACAAGGATCATTAAAAAACCTGAGGCTTTGACCTTGGCGATTTTGGTGATATAGAAGGATACCGGCAGGGCAATTACCATCACGATGAACGTGACCAGTATGGAATAAAGGGCGGTACGGACGAAGGTGAGCCAATAGATTGGTTCCTTGAAAAAGGCCAGGTAGTTGTTCAAGGTGAACCCGCTGGTACCAGAATAGCCTGTCCCCAGAAACGAAAGCCTCAACAGTTCCAGATGGGGCAATACGATCAAAAGAAACAGCCAGAGGAATACCGGAATGAAAAAAACGAAGAAACCCCAGTTCCTTTGCTTAGTATCTTGTTTATTCTTCATCATATAGTTTCCAATTTTCCCTTTTGTAGCAAATCGAGGTAGCTGCGTCCCAGCCCACCTGAATTTTGTCTTTTGCCTTGATATTGTCGAACTGCCTGTTCTGCGGCAAGGCAACTACCAGTTCGTTGTCAGTCCCCTGGGGGGTTACCAGCAAGCGGCTGTTTCCCCCGTCAAACAGAATCGCCTTGACCTCTACATCCAAGGTGTTGAACGAAGCTGTCTTCTCCTTCGGGTTGATAATCATAGCCTCGGGACGGATGAAAAGGTCATAGGCTTCCTTTTCCTGGAGTTCCTGTTTTCCGAGTAAAAGGAACTCCTTGCCATTCTCGTATCGGGCAAAATATTGCCCATCACCGTCTTTTCTCAAGGAGACAGGGAGTTTGTTGTTGTTGCCAACAAACTGGGCTACAAAAGAAGAAGAGGGGTTGTGGTACAGTTCCTGCGGAGTTCCGATCTGTTCGAAGTGACCCGCATTCATGACCGCTACCGTATCGCTCATCATCATTGCTTCCGACTGGTCATGGGTGATATAGACAAATGTGGTGCCAACCTGTACCTGCAGTTTTTTCAGTTCGACTTTCATATGTTCCCGTAGCTTTGCGTCGAGGGCTCCCAGCGGTTCGTCAAGCAAGAGGACCGAGGGGTCGAGAACCAGGCATCTGGCTATCGCAATACGTTGGCGCTGGCCGCCTGAAAGCTGGTTGATTTGTTTTTTCCCTGATCCGGGAAGCCCGACCCGTTCCAGAAGTTCATTGACTTTTTTATCAATTACCGCGGATTTCTCCCCCCGTCTTCTCAGGCCAAAGGCAATGTTCTCGTGTACGTTCATCATGGGGAATAGTGCAAGGTTCTGGAATACCAGGTTCACCGGCCGTTTATTCGGGGCTGTGTTTGTCATGTCAACGCCACTGAATGCAATGTTTCCCTCGGTTTGCCTGTAGAACCCTGCGATCATGCGCAAGAGGGTTGTTTTCCCACAACCCGAAGGGCCGAGTATCGAGAAGAATTTTCCTTCCTCTACATCAAACGAGACATGATCGACTGCGGTGAATTCACCGAATTTTTTAGTCAGTCCCTTCACCGACAATGCAATTTCCATGTAGTAGTCCTCCTGTCCAACGGTTATGGTTCGCTTGTTTTGCCTCATTGCTTTCAAGCTGGAAAAGAAATATCTGGTTTTCCAAAAAAGGAACGGCAGCCTTGTAGACTGCCGCTCAGGTCTACCAAAGGAAGGCCATTTAACGGGCAGCCTTGACCTTGTCGAGCGTTTTCCCTTCCATCTCCT
The sequence above is a segment of the Sphaerochaeta pleomorpha str. Grapes genome. Coding sequences within it:
- a CDS encoding threonine synthase is translated as MRFTYECCDCGNVFETGEVIYQCPTCAKLNDGTSFPKGNLIVKLNKEDLKTLAQKEHVTMYDFFPYEVPTPSAYPVGGTPLAEPVRLAKKYGIKNLSCKLDSTLPSGSFKDRASQLIVGQALAHGENRIALASTGNAGAAMSCAGAAYGLEIILFVPASAPINKLMQSVLYGATVVPVKGTYDDAFALSIAYTERFGGINRNTAYNPMTIEGKKSISIELFEQMGRKVPDVVYVPVGDGCIYAGVFKGFYDLKEAGLIEKMPHIICVQSKQSNAISKAWKTGDFSCIEAATTRADSISVESPANGRMAVRYINECEGWATEVDDSEILDAQLELTREAGIFVEPAAACAWAGVVKDSKMLIEKFGKDVSVCTLLTGTGFKDMAVFTGRVSIPEAIENSKEAVIKRFEK
- a CDS encoding pyridoxal-phosphate dependent enzyme, whose protein sequence is MLINLNVNPEVREKNIKRCREKSIVLPTFKQMVDPSTVPEDIKAKLAVTGLWDVDPVNLFRVTWHNEPVEKGGKFGDVNYIEIPRAITGCKARIIAMAGKWFPTGVHKVGATYACLAPALVTGNFDSVDQQAVWPSTGNYCRGGAYNSALLGCKSIAILPEEMSQERFNWLKTVAGEIIATPGCESNVKEIFDKCHELDAERGQHIVIFNQFEQFENYLWHYTVTGGAMIEIAKKQGIKDENVRGYVSATGSGGTLAAGDHLKDVYPGLKIGAAEALQCPTLLRNGFGGHRIEGIGDKHVPWIHNVKNTDMVLAIDDQDCMDIYRLFNESAGIEYLKKMGVCDADIANLALFGISGIGNMLGAIKMAKYYEMDEDDVIFTVLTDSSVMYTSRLKELDEKQGKFDELEAVRVLAASLMHQGIDNALELSYYDRLRVHNLKYYTWVEQQGKTYAEINAQWYDKNYWKQLPAMADKIDELIEAFNKEVLAK
- a CDS encoding ABC transporter permease codes for the protein MIRSLPSSKAYSWGFRIFIILYFLFLFAPLVVTMVFAFNNSMYPSLPWEGFTLDWFFGNGPQKYGIFHDQSNLRSLGMSVRVALSVTVVSTILGTCAAFLFEQEDFRFKGLLYFLMLAPLVIPGVILGISILMFANTLGSALESLFGGYAKILGPGFWLVVVGQSSFISTIVALVVIARLKKFDRTLEEAAYNLGANRFSVLWFITLKYLRPSIIGGAAMAFLMSFENFNTTIFLVGSQATLPINMYMQVRDGSTPVINAISFLLIFITAIIAGANLVSGNKKAY
- a CDS encoding ABC transporter permease, with amino-acid sequence MMKNKQDTKQRNWGFFVFFIPVFLWLFLLIVLPHLELLRLSFLGTGYSGTSGFTLNNYLAFFKEPIYWLTFVRTALYSILVTFIVMVIALPVSFYITKIAKVKASGFLMILVLVPFWVSELIRVYGWIILLRESGVLNKLLTSIGLFKQPVEMLYNDITMVMGLVYTSMLFMVVPIIGVMDDLDDALIEAAYDLGAKKPAIWRTIIIPHCMPGIVSGGIIVFMLVLGSYLTPNLMGGKNSLWFTEQIYNQIIIYFNWNQGAAFGFLLLSLSSLIIWVILKLTRQSLKEVVK
- a CDS encoding ABC transporter ATP-binding protein codes for the protein MEIALSVKGLTKKFGEFTAVDHVSFDVEEGKFFSILGPSGCGKTTLLRMIAGFYRQTEGNIAFSGVDMTNTAPNKRPVNLVFQNLALFPMMNVHENIAFGLRRRGEKSAVIDKKVNELLERVGLPGSGKKQINQLSGGQRQRIAIARCLVLDPSVLLLDEPLGALDAKLREHMKVELKKLQVQVGTTFVYITHDQSEAMMMSDTVAVMNAGHFEQIGTPQELYHNPSSSFVAQFVGNNNKLPVSLRKDGDGQYFARYENGKEFLLLGKQELQEKEAYDLFIRPEAMIINPKEKTASFNTLDVEVKAILFDGGNSRLLVTPQGTDNELVVALPQNRQFDNIKAKDKIQVGWDAATSICYKRENWKLYDEE